The genomic interval GAGGCTACTGGCTTCTGAGCTGTACACAGCTCAGCTAAGGCCCAGCCGGACACCTCCACACCTTACCAACCCAACAAGGACCACTAGATCCTGTGAAAGAGAGTCAGGGTCAGGTAGGTGCCTGCTGGGGACAGAGGAGACCGAGGCATGGGAAGCAAATTTGCTGCCCCATTAGGTGTGGTAGAGCTGCAGAAGGCTCCAGGATGGGGCCGCCTCTTCAAACCTCCACAGCGCTGCAGATCTCCGGGTCAGCAGCACATGGCCCCTCTGTAGCTCCAGCTTGGAAGGACCCAAGGGAGAGACCTGGGGGCCCTTGCTTGTTCTGTAGTCTTTCTGGAACAGCAGGGTTTTGCCTTTGGCCCAGATGACCCCATGCCCTCTGGAATGACCAGAAGAGCAAGAGGTGGGATCTGAGGAAAGGTGGGTTGCGGTGCCACTGGTGGTGGCAGTGGAGGTGCCCTGCCTGGAAGCCTGCCTTAGAGAGCACCCCAATGGGGACCGAGTATAGAGATGTGGCTGCAGCATGCCCCTGCGAAGGACAAGCAAGCTGGTGCTGATCAGGGCCAGACGTTTCACCCGCTGCCTCTGCTCCAACAGCAAGTTTGCAAGGTAGGTGTGGTGCTGGTGCTGTGCTTCGGGGCAGAGAAGAGCAGCAGGTGAGCTTGGCCTGTGCCAGAGTCCCTGGTGAAGGTCCAGATGGAAGGGCTTCTGCTTACAGGGGTGCAGTGCAAATGGCCACTTGTGGTGTGGTGGGGCTTTCTGGGCATCTCCCTTGGGGTGCATCTCTGGAGAACATCAGGGTATCCCTGATCTTTCAGGGGTTCTTTATTCCTAGTGTCATCCAGGATCTGGTGACCTGAGTCAGCTGGGAGAAGGGTAACAAGGACCGAGTCTGAGGAAGGATCTAGGTGTGAGATGGGTGCAGGGTGTCTTAGACTTTAGAAAAGCACCAACAACAAGGACTCTGGTGAAGCAGCTGGGAGGGTGAAGGGGTGCTGAATATCTCTGGCTCTCCAGGGGGGCAAACTGGGTCTTGCCGCATTACAGGGCAGGTGGTTTCATTGGATGAGGTCATACAAGACAACTTCTGGAGCTACTTGTGCCACAAGCTGAGTTGCTTCACCTGAATTCATCCATCTTACAAGATGGGGTTCACCATGTGCCAGCACCATTCTAGGCACTGGGGATCTGGGTCCAAGTatgacaaacaaaaaacccctctCTTTCTTGGAGTTGaaattttaattgaaaaagatacaagatAAAGAAAATGCATGACTTACCAGCTACACTAAGTGCcgtagataaaaataaaacttaagaagGGATTGAAAGCATTGCAGAATGGGTGTGAAAATTCTAGGCTggcatgggtggaagggagagcaGAGTTAGGAGAGCGCTTCTCAGCAGAGCCCCAAGAAAGAGGAAGTGCAAAGGTCCTGTGGCAGGAGAATGCTGTGGGCCTAGTAGACCATCCAGGAGACCATCAGATCCAGCCAAGACAAAGGAACAAGGAAGGTGGAGACAAGGTCAGAGCCTTTGTACGGTGAGAGATTAGTGGGATGACCTTGGAGACCTTTGGAGTCTGAGAACCTAGATTGTGTGTGTAGTGgtttgtgtgtggggtgggggtaatAAGGAGGGTGGTTCTGGCTACGAGCTGACCTCTTGATGTGTTTGACCCAGGTAACCTCTAAAAGGCACATCTAGTTCTGAGGTTTATAACTCTTCCAGAGTACCCAATCTGGGGAATTTCCACTCAGCAGCACTGGGCTGAGCATGCAGGTTTCCACTTTTGAGAACATGTGATGAGGCCTTGTGTGAGCAGCTGGGCCACTGGGCAGGTCAGTCCCTGCCTCAGGAGGTGAGGACAggagcagggagcctgggggctgaGTAGATGGGGGGGTTAGGAAGGCAGATCTCTGCTCTTCCAGGAAACCTCCTCCAGACCTGTCCCCCACCTCCTTCCCAGCACATTAATCATCCCCTCAGGGTAGGAAGTGTTGCTAAAATGAGACAGAGTGGTGACTTGTTATTCTGCAGCAGGCTGAGGTCACGCCTCCCAGGTCCTGCTTTTCTGGCTCTGCCTGGGTGGCCAGGTAGGACAGAAGGCAGCCAGCAAGCCTGAGGGGACACTGTGGTCCCAAGCGAGCCATCACAGACTGCAGCCTCATCTCAGTGCCAGGGATTCTCAGTTGTCAGTCCCCCTACTTGGCCTGTACCTTTACCTGGAAGCTCCATCTTCCCACCAAACCCTCAGGCATCACTGAGCCCTCAGAGGCCTCATTAGCTGCTTGTAGCTCCTCTGGGCGCTGAAGTGTGGCGGTGGGGTTGACATCACAGCCGGTGGCAATGAAGGGGGAGAGAAGTGGGATTCCCAGCTGAGTTAAGGCAGGCTGCTGTGGGTATCTGCCCCCATCCCCAGCAGCTCCAACTCCTAGCTGCTACCAGAGTGGCACAGGAGGTTTGGCATTGGGCCCTCAGATTCAGCCACcataccagcacccagactcaggaCTCTCAGCTGTGGAACTGATCCCTGGGATGAGATATATCAAGACAAAGGCCAGTTGGGTGGGTGAACAAAGGTGCATCTGCAGAGGGGCTCAGGGAGACCCACCAATGCCctgctgtgtctctctcactcactcggGGAGAGTGAGGCCTCTGATTCTACAGGTGGCAGGCTAGTGCCCTCTGGCTCTGGCTGAGCTCTGCAACCCCCCTGGCTGCCTGGAAGGAACTGACTATGGCACTTCTGCCCATgtgagggggctgggggggaatctggtgtgtgtgtggggggctgtggTTGCCTCTTAGCTTCCCTTTCCTCTGGTGCCTGCAGAAGTGGGAGACACTCCCTTCTCTCACGTGGCTCCCGCCCCAGGCGGGCACAAGGTGAGGGCACCCTTGCCAGCCCCTCCTCCTGGCTGTGTCTCCTCCTGCCTGTGGGCCAGTGTGCTGAGGGAGGGTGTCAGTCTTTCCACCAGCCCTCGCCTCAGCCTCAAGTTCCTCCTCTGCAGACACTAACAGCAGCTCTTGACATGGACCGGTGGTACCTGGGTGAGTCCCCCAACCCCCCAGGTGCTAACCTTCCTTCTCCATGAGcacccatcatctccccagaaagtcAGGAGATAtagaagggaggggaggcaggagtTTTAAACCTGGGCATCTTTTGGAGTCCTGGACCTTCCAGGATCTCTGCTCTGAGCATCTCTGGGCTGTTAAGTGCTATGCAGACTACCTGTTCAGCCTGTCCCTCAGTCTGTCTATCCACCCAGCTATACAGAAGCACACTCTGCTACTGGACTGCTGGGGCCTAATCTAGGCTTTCCCATCTGTAGCTGCCTGACCTCTGGCAAGTTATCTaacttctctgggcctcagtttcttcatccgtGTAACAGTAATGACAAGAATGACTTCCTCGGCCCCTTGAGCTGTTATATGATAAGATGAATTTATCACTGTAAAATGCGTAGTATGCCTTGTGCACAGGGGTCAGTAACAAAGTTCTCAATTTACgttttctgattctctttctgtcttctttatgCCGTCTGTCTATTTTAACCTGTCTACTACCTACTTACCAACTATGGACCTATCAGTCAATCTGTCATCTATCAACTTCCCACTCATTTTTATATTCTTAAATTCCCTGCCATTGCAGAAGTAGCCCATGTGACTTAAAAAGCTTGACAAAATGCAGTGAGAAACAAGGAAACATCTGATAAGGAGGCACCtgtatcttgagagagagagagagaggtatcatCTCTTGGGGAGCACAGTCTTGGGACTCTGGCTTTCTCACCCTGGCTTTTTCTCTCATGCCCCCTGACCTCAGTCTTGCTGGCTGGCCTGGTGGAATCATGGCAGTGTCCTGGGCGCTTTCAGGCCAGTTCAGGGAACACATGAGCAGTCACAGTTCACTGTCTGTAAAATGGAGACATTGTGGCTTCAGTGGGGCAGTGAGTGAAGAGTTTGATAGAGGTTCATGGCTACTACCTGCTCGCTCTGCTGTAGTTAATTATCTCGTGAAAGACCAGGAGAGCTGAAGGGGGTCAGCCTGAGCATCTCTCCCATCTGCCCCTGCTCATTTCTGTCAGAGGGCAGAGGGCTCACTGGCATCCAGCAGCTGACCTTTATACTTAAAGGTCACTGCTCATGGTTTCTGGAGTCACACAACAGTAATGGCAATTAAGCACAGACCCCATGCTCTTACATGAATAGACTCACCACCTCAAAACAACCTTCTGGGCTAGGAGTGTTGGGTTCACAGACGAAGAGCCTGAGGTTTGGAGAGGATAAGAATTCTGACAGAGGCTAGCAAGTCCAGTTAGCAAGTGGGGGAATCAGGAAGTGAGTCCAAGTGTCCACCCTCTGCCATTGCTCCAGGAGGCGTCACAGCAGTCAGTCCATCTGGAAGAATGAACTGCCCTTGGTCGACATTGTCCATGACCTTGATCCTTTGCCTTCTATGTAGCATCACTCAGCCTCATTCAGAGGCCAATTCAATTGATAGAAATTTGAACCAGGAGACTGAGCCCCACATGGGATGTCTGGCATGGGGTCCCTGAGGCAGACAGAAGCCCCAGAGGAGTGGGAGGCAAGGAAACAACCAGAGAGTCAGTAAGGTTGCATGGACTAAGCCACCATGTTCCTAGGAGGCTGCCTGGGCAGCAGGGAAAGGGGTCCAGTCAGGGCGAGAGGGAGGACTAGAGCCTTTCTGACAGAGGTGTGATGCAGCCCccatgggagagaaagatgacagaTGGGGTGGTCCAGGCAGTAAAGGCAGAGGGTATGGCGGTGGGCTCCAGTGATCCTACACAGTGATCTAGTGATGTGGAGGTCTCTTAAGGCCCCTGCCAGTACCCACAGACTAGATTTTGAGACTTCCCCTATACCCAGTCTTAGTCCCTCCAGTTGGCAGAACACTACGCAGCCCACGTATTGGGGAATTTCCTTTGGGAGGGTTTGCAAACCCAGCCAGCTCCTCCCTGCCCTCGCTCAGCAGGAGCCTCTTCATCCACACCAGGGCTTTTCTTGTGACCAGGGTAAATATTAGCTGGCACTGTTAATGTTTAATGCCCCTGCCTCATCCCGGTCACCCCAAGGCCAGACATTCTCTCTGAAGCAAAGGCAGCGGGAAGAGGGTGCAGAGACGAGCTCTACGGGACATGGCAGGGTTGTTCACAGATGACAGTGAGTATCTGTGCGTGTGTCGGGCAGGTGACCTCTGCTTGGGTCACTTTTGGAAGGATGGCAGGGACCCCATATTCCCTCTCTCGATGTCCTGGCCTTCAGAGTACCCACTGCTCTTCCCCACTCCATACCTTAGCCTCCTCTCTAGAGATTTGCTTTGCAAAGAGGACCCTGCCTTCACTCCACAGAAAGACAGATGGAAGCGCAGAACCTGGAGCAGAGTAGGAAGTGGCAAGGATAAGCTTCCATCTGTCTGCTCAGTGAAACTTTCTGGATCATCTGAACACAGAGCATGTGGTGGTTTGGGGCCAGGCTGGGGAAGGAGCAGGTTGCTGGCCAGCCTTCTGAAGTTAGGTTTGGGGCAAGAGCCTCCACTGGAGGGAAGTACCCTGTGATGGGGGGAGTCACAGAGCTCTGGAGGCTGAGAGGTGTCTCCGTTAGCTGGCAGGTTTCAAGCTAGATTCAGAAAAGGTGAAGGTTTAGGGCAGAGAAGGCTCATCAGATGACTGAAGGTGGGGCATTCTCTTCTGTGGGAGGGACCCAATGGAGACATCTGGTCTTGGCTCTGACCAAGGTCTCTGGTGACCTTGAATAAAATCTGAACAGAATCAGAGAAGACCTTGAAGGTCATTTGCATGGGGAACTATATATGGATCCCTAGTGCTCCCTGGCTACTGGTCTTCCTGTAAAAAGAGTTGCCAGGCCTTCTACCCAGGTGCTGACCCCCTTGATCCCACCAGGCCCACTAGCCTCCCATGCCAGGGACAGCCTGGAAATACAGACTTGCACATTCCTTCCACCCTGGCTCTTGAGAATGCTGCTTTCAGCAGGGCAGGAGACAGGAGTGGTCCGCAATGCTCTGGTCAGCTTGCCTTGCAGCTGCCAAGGACAAGTGTCCTCTATTTCCAGGATGGAGGGACAGAGTGTGATATTTGCTGGCTGCTGGGAGTTCCACACAAGGGTGGGAAAAGCTACAGAAGGCAGAGACTAGACCAGATAGCTTGGTCTTGGAAGGTCTTCTCCATCCAGCCATCTGAGAGGCAACATCATAAATGGCTAAGCAGTTGGACTCTTAACCACCTATttggcctgggttcaaatccctgctcccctGTTATTAGCTGTGTGGCTTTTAGCCTCCATCCTCCCATGGATTAGCTGGGTGCACCTCTGATGTGTTTCAGGGAGGTCAGCTAACTAAACTAATGCTTTATGAGCCTTACCTGGCACATATAGCCACTGTAGAATCATGcttcctgctttatttatttacttacttatttatttacttattttcatctgggttattgctgaggcttggtgctggcactacgaatccaccattcctggcggccattttcttttctttctttctttattattttttcccttttgttgcctttgttgtttatcgtcattgttgttattattgttgtcgttgttggataggacagagagaaatggagagaggaggggaagacagaggggggagcaaaagatagacacctgcagacctgcttcaccgcctatgaagcaacccccctgcaggtggggaaccggggttcgaaccgggatccttaagccggtccttgcgcttcatgccacgtgcacttaatctgctgcgccactgcccagctcccggccatttcctttttttactctttctctctctctctctctctctcttttttttttttactcaataggacagagagaaattgagaggggggagggagaggcagagagagaaagatagacacctgcagatctgcctcaccactggtgaagtgtccccctgcaggtggggagcaggggctctaacccagatctaTGCACATAATACtccttgcacttaaccaagtgtgctactgcccagcctctatTTCCTGCTTGTTAAAGATCTTTTTCTTgaccagactactgctcagctctggctattggtagtgccaggaatcaaacctgggacctcttatgTGCAAGTCTGTGCATTATCTTCCCGGTCCTCAAGGACAACAACATTGGAGAGAAGATTCTAGAAACCTGGATTCAAAGCCCTGATATACACCCAGATTCCTCTGGGACTTTGGACAAGTCTACAACTAGAGTTTCAGTTTGTGCTCCTGTGTACTAGAAGGttctgttcattcattcatgccaTAAACCTTTGCTTACCATCTAGTAGATGCTTCACACGAACAGAGACTGCCTTGTGGAAAATATCTCACTGGATCATTTCTtactgttaaatgaaataagaagcAAAAAGAcccccaggcactgagccccctgaTAGCACAGGTCAAACTCTGGAAGCTTAGTATCTGCTTCCAAGGTAGCATCTAAAGCAGCCTGAGTAGTTCTGTGGGCAAGGGCTTTAGCCAGCCCATCTTCCAGTTCTCCTCCTCCTGTGGGTGCAGGAGGAAAGCATGGGGTTCCACTATTTCTGTGGCTTCACCCCCTCTGGTCTCTCCTTAGGCAGCAGCTCCAAGACAGATGTGGACCCATTCCATTATGGTGAGCCTACCTTTCCTGAGCCTCCCAGCCCTCAGCCTCGTCCCTGTGCTCTCCCATCTTCCCCAGTCACTGTGGGGCTCCTGGTGGGGACTACAGGGAGGGTGCACACATTCACTTCATCGCTCTCTTCCTCAGACTACGAGACTGTCAGAAAAGGGGGTCTCATTTTTGCCGGCCTGGCCTTCATCGTGGGTCTTCTCATCATCCTCAGTAAGTGGGGCCAAAAGGATACAGAAGGGCACATATCTCGAAGCCACTGTGCACATGGGATTCCcagttggggtggggagaattcTCATCTCTTCCAGAACCAATAATGGAGGTCTGGTGGGCCCCCCCAATGGAGAGGTCCCTGGGATGTTCCTGCTTGTCCTTGACCTTCACTGAGATTTTTATGTCCTCAAGTGTACCCTCTAGTGGACGCAGGAAGCACTGCGGAGAAGGCAGAAAATGCTCTAGGAGCCCCTGCAGCCCTAGTGTCATGGGGCCAGGCCAGGGGAGGCCAGATCTAGTCTCTTTCTTGACTTGACCCACTTCTCTGCCCATTCAGCCTCCTGAGAAACACAGAGTCATGCCCATGTCACCATTTTGCACTTAAAAAAATCAGACCTACCACCTTGAAAGGAGCAGTCACCTACACAAGGTCCCCTGACCAATCAGAGGCAAAACCAAGCTCAGCTGACCCCAGGGGCTCTCCCCCCTGCTGGTCAAGCTCCTAGGAGTCGAGGCACGAGACCTCACTGCTCAGTAGTTACCATGAACCTCACTCTGGGCCCAAGTGTGCTCCCCTGGGAAATAGGGACGGCACCACTTGCCTTATAAGTGTCGCCGAGAAGCAGTCAGAAGGGTCCACAGAGGCATGGCATgttctgagtctgtgtgtcccccAGTCTCAGCAGGCACACAGGATGTGCTTTGGGGTAGCCGGGAGAAACACTGCCACATATGTGTCCTGGATTCCATCTAGAGCTCAGGTGATCCTGTGTGGCCTGTCAGCCTAAGGGCAGCTTGCGCGGTGAAGCACACTGGAATGAGGGAGTATGACTCGGAACTTACTGCCATCCTTCCCCAAGTGCTCCCAGTGGTGTTGGGACACCACCACAGCCCAGGCTCTGCCCTATGGTCAGGAATAAGCTGTAGTGGATGCTTGTTGACTGACCAACTGATTGACAAGGGCTCCAGCCTCAACTAAAGAGAATATCAATGCAAACCTCAGCCTCCCCATTGGGTTTAGGTAGCCCTGTTCTGccaggagggaggagagacagtgaGAACTGAGTTCTCCAGGTCATAGGGATTCCTTGGAAGCTAAAAAGACTaaccttcttttcctcttcaggTAAAAGTCTCCGCTGTGGGGGCAAGAAGCACCGGTGAGTGACACTAGGGCAGGAGAGGGAGGGCAGGCCTTCATTCTCCCAGGCCTGTGGAAAAGGACCCCTCCCCTCATTGCCTCCCCACCTGACCACTCACCTCATTTTTCTTCCCCAGGCCAGTGGACGAGGATGAGCTGTGATGATGGGTACGTTTAGGAATTGGCGGTCTGGTGGATATGGGGTGACCAGCAAGGGATGTGAAGAAGTAAGGGCATGTTTGGGGGGCTACACTGGGAGAATTATAGGGTCTTCCTTTTCTTGCATTCATACGGCAGGTGGTCACCCACCCAAAGCTTTTTAAACAGTGGTCAAGTGTCTCACAGAGATGGGAGGATGAGTTGGGGATGAAGCAAAGGCACTTTCCTCTGTCCCCTCACAGCTCCAATCATGCCTTTGTCTTTGCAGAGTTGGCTGTGCCTCACACTGTACCCAGGCCAGCTGAGAAGCCTTCCCTGGGCAGTAGATCTTGGTCCCTGGCACTGCTAGGCCCTCAGGCTGAAGAAAGTGCTGGCACAATGTGACCCCAGGTGGGTGTGGCCTCtccaccccctgccaccacctCCACTAATAAAGTCTCCTCAGAGATGTTGTCCTCCTGGGCTGCTGCCTCTTCTCTCTTGTAGCCGCCTGGCCACACATGTCTGAGCAGAGGATATATCCAGCCTGgtctcttatttttgatgaatCATCCTGGCATGAAGACCCATGAGAGGAGGAAGTTCAGGATCATTACTTGTAGCCCTCCTCACCCCCTGAATTGCCAAGAGTCCTGGGGCAAAGGCCTGGACCTGCCTTCCCAGTGCCAGTTAGAGAGAAAACAGAGCTAgtcccaaggtctcaggttcatagCTGCTGGTATGACAGGTGGGGCCCTGGGAGCATTGCTGCAGACATGCCCTGTGTGGTAGGTGGGACTCTTGGATTCTTTTttcttgctgggactcagtgccggcactacgaatccactgcttctggtggccttttttttttttccctccgttttattggataggacagagagaagttgagaggggaggggaagacagagagagggaaagagaaagatagacacctgcagacttgcttcaccacttgtgaagcagctaactcccctgcaggtggggagccacggggctcaagcctggatccttacatgggtccttgcactttgtactatgtgtgctcaacctggtgcaccaccacatgaccCTTGAAGGTGAGACTCTTCATGGCCACATTCTCTGTTTTCTCATCTTCACAAagacacctgtgtgctggggaggggggtgcaGGGTCTTGGTGTGGACGTCATACACCCTCTCTCCTTAACCCCTGCAGACCCTGGTACTAAGCTCACACCACCCTTCTTCCCACACTCAGGGCACAATTGGTCCTATTCAAGTGCTGGTCTGGGTCATCTCGGGACCAGAGAGTGGACAGTGAGGCTGCTGCCCATCTACCCTTTCTTTCTACCCCTGACTTGCCTCTGGTCCTCCTGCTTGTAGAAACTAGAAGCCTCCCAAGTGCCTCTGCCTGCTTGCTCCGTTGGCTCCCATTCTGGAAGGAACTCTTCTTTCTTTGGGTAGAGGACTCTAGGAAGCTAAATGGAATGGTGGAGTCAGTGTGCCACCTAGTGTCCACTTTCCTTACCTGGCTTTGCAGGCATTCCAGAGAGGGGAGGGCAGAATTTGTGGGAAGTCCAGACAACAACACTTTGCAGAGTTaaaaatgaagtgtgtgtgtgtgtgtgtgtgtgtatgtaacaaAAGCAGACTAGGCTACCATTCTGCTTGAGAATTAAGTGTTCTATTTCAATTCGTTGTCCCCAGACCCTGAAGTCTACTATCCGTCACAGAGCCACATAATATCTGGGCATAGCATAGCAAAATAGAAAATCTTCACttttcagaaagggaaactgaggcccaaggAAAGACAAAGACCTGCCCAGGTGATGGAACCTGCCTATATCAGATTCTGAGTTTGAACCATCGTCTTCAGCAACCATTCCAACATTCGTTAGGGAGAGGTAAGAGTAGTGGAGAGGAGTCATGCTTCTAGAATGTTCAGGACACAGGCCTGTGAGAGGGGAAATTCCAGGTGGTCTGGAGGGGAAATGGTGTGGGATGAGTCATTTCCCCTCTGTGCCTTGTGAAACACAAGGTTCTGCTGGGCCCCAGGCTTTCTTCCCAGAGACCCTGGTATGTGGTGTCCCTCTCGCTCCCATTGTCCCAACAACCCCTCCACTCCCCCAGACTTACTGAATGGGAATCTTAAGGTGGGCCTATGCAAACGGACATGTGACTAGCTCCCAAGTGACTCTGGAGAGCAGCCAGGGCTGAGGTGACATTCTGGGATCTGTAACCTGATTCCTAGTCCCTGGAAtcacttccctctccctcttcctgaaGGTCACACAGAATAGGAGCTGCTTAACTTTCACTTCACTTTGGAATTTTCTACAATTTAAACatgaattctctctctccctctctctttctacacacacacacacacacacacacacacacacacacacacacacacaccccaagtaaCTAATAGTTGTCTAAGGTTATGCACTTCCCCTTTGCACCACCAGAGAGAGCATGTGTCCTAGTCCAAATCCCTTGCAAACTTTTGTTTTCCACTTGCTCTTCACAGAACTTGGGGTCCTCTGCCAGGAGGAGGTGGCTTttgaatggccaccaggagcctggTTTCCTGGGATAGTTGGGCTCTTCTCACTGTGTGCTCACACCCCAGGAGTAGCATCTGCCCTGCTCTGAGGTTATTTTTGGCTGTGGGGGGTTCTAAGCCCTCTTCTAGAAGGCAGAGATTGTTACTTGACCTGCTTCCCTGGTACAAAGGTGGTAGTGGAGGTGGGTGGGGTTGGCGTTAATGATGTCATGAGCAGGTTCAAGAGGAGTAGTAATGCTGAGCAACTGAGAGAGCTAGGTTTCCCGAGCAGCCCTTCTGAAGCCCAGTCTGCCTTCTTCACGGCCCAGGTGCTTGCCAACCTACCCAGGTGAATCGCATGTGGAGCTGTGTTGGACAACATTGGACTAGGAGGTgggtgagggccaggcagtaacagGCGGGGGTAatagatggggatggggactcgGGCTGGAGGAAAGTTGGGCCTGCTTCCTGGTGTGGAGAGAAGAGCCCCACAGCTCTGCTGACCCCAGAGGTGGCCTCATCCCAGCTCCCCGGAGCACCAGAAGTGGGTGCTTACTAGGGTCACAAGGTCTCCTGGGCTCCTCTACCCTGGCCTTTCCTCGTGGCACCATGGGTGGGAAGATCTGGGTATGGGGCAGGGGAGTTAGCTGGTGAGCGCCTTAGCTACTCTGGCCCTGATTTAGGCTGGGtcatccactgtgctatctcaccCAGTCACCTCATACCTCTGGGGAGGGGGAGCTCGTATGTGTTGGTGGGGAGTAAGAGCCAAGAAGGAGTCCGTGCAGGGTGGAGGCAGGGGTCCTCTCATGGGCTATGGTGGGAGGCCCCTCCCTAAGGGTGGTGGCATGTCCTCCCCACACTTGGTTCCCCAGCACAGGGACTAGAGGCTTGGTCTGGAAAAGCTCTAGCTTCTATATGCCTTGCTCTTTATAGAATGAGAGTGCTCCAGCCACAGGTCTCTGGTTTTTCTAGACTTTGGGACCATGAGGGGACCCCCTCAGCAACCCCAAACCAAAGCTTATGGGACCTCTCTCAAGGCAAGTGGATTCCCTAGGCACATGAGTGGGAGTGAGAGGTAGGGGGGGGCTGTGCCTTAGAAGGGCCAGGGCTGAAGTGTCTGTCACCATGGCCCCCGTTTCAGTCCTCTTGGTTCTGGGCTGCTGGTTGCAGCTGCCA from Erinaceus europaeus chromosome 20, mEriEur2.1, whole genome shotgun sequence carries:
- the FXYD2 gene encoding sodium/potassium-transporting ATPase subunit gamma isoform X1 — its product is MGGRESRVRRALLSRAPRKRKCKGPVAGECCGPSRPSRRPSDPAKTKEQGRWRQGSSSKTDVDPFHYDYETVRKGGLIFAGLAFIVGLLIILSKSLRCGGKKHRPVDEDEL
- the FXYD2 gene encoding sodium/potassium-transporting ATPase subunit gamma isoform X2 — encoded protein: MDRWYLGSSSKTDVDPFHYDYETVRKGGLIFAGLAFIVGLLIILSKSLRCGGKKHRPVDEDEL